The DNA sequence CCGTCTCAAGATGGCCGCCTTTTTCATATTCGGGATCGAAATAATCAGGCAGGTACGCGCCACCGACGTCAGCCAGCGACGGGAGCCGATCGGAATCGCGGCGCACCTCGAGGAACCGCGCCAGGAACTCGGGCACCATTTCCTCGCCTTCGCCAATCAGAAAGAGATCGATGAAGTCTGCGATCGGCTCGGGATTGAGAAAGATCGCGGAGCCGCCCGCGATGATCAGCGGAAAACTGCGCCCGGCCCGCCCGGAGCGGCGCAGCGGGATTCCCGCCATCCGCAGCATCGACACGATGTTGAGGTAGTCGGTCTCGAATGCGCACGAGAACGCGATGATATCGAAGTCAGAGAGTGGGCGTCCTTTCTCGAACGACACCAACCTGCCCTTGCCGTCCCGGATAGCTTCGCGCTCATCGGGATCGGGCAGGAACGCGCGTTCGGCATCGACTACCGGATGCGAATCAAAGATATGGAAGATGGCCTGGTAGCCGAGGTTGGCCATCCCGAGCCGGTAGATATTCGGATAGACGACGCAGACCGAGATCTCGCCGCCGGAGCGGCGCTCGTAGAGCACCTTCTCCCGTGCGATTCGATCCAGCGCGCGTTTGCGCGAAGCGTACTGCGCCTCCGGCATGATCCCTTAGATTATCGTCGGGGATCAGCGCCGCTCAAGTAGGGGTTCTCAGGGCAAGATGGCAAACCGGCTGAGACACGCGGGCGGCAGATTTCGAATCCACGCCGGTCCAGGGTAAAACGCGCACTGCAGTACACGCTCCCGGTGGTCGCGCAATTGTCCTGGTTTAGCCTTTTCCGCTAACCCGCTCCGGGTGCGTGTAGACGTTGAACGATGCGTCGCGCAGGAACCCGACCAGGGTCACCCCCGCCTCGTCGGCCAGCTCGACTGCCAGCGATGACGGAGCCGAAACGGCGGCCAGGATCGGCGCACCCGCCGCCGCGACCTTCTGCACGATCTCGAAGCTGAGCCGCCCGCTCGCCATCACGATCGAATCCGCCAGCGGCAAGAGGTTGCGACTCATCGCCCATCCGACCACCTTGTCCACTGCGTTGTGCCGGCCCACGTCTTCGCGAAGTGCCTTCAGCGCGCCCCAGAGATCAAAGAGCGCCGCAGCATGCACACCGCCGGTCTTCGCAAACAGCGCCTGGTCCGCGTTCATAGTGGCGCCAAGACGGGAGAGGGTTTCCGTGGAAATGGAAACGCGGCCATCGATCGGAGCGATTCGTCTGCGAATGGAATCGATCGAGGTTTTGCCGCACAAGCCGCAACTCGAATTCATCGTGAAATTGCGCTGCAGCCGTTCGCGCAGCGTCTCGACCGGCACCTTCAGGATGACATCGACGATATTTGCCTCGGGCTTGCCGTCGGTCCCCCGCACGCGCCGGACCTCGTCGATCTCGCTTGTGCTGCTCACGAACCCTTCCGCGAAAAGGAACCCCGCGACCAGCTCCTCGTCATGCCCGG is a window from the Candidatus Binataceae bacterium genome containing:
- the fdhD gene encoding formate dehydrogenase accessory sulfurtransferase FdhD; translated protein: NTTRRHQAYRWRSGRPESGPEMLAVEEPLEIRLAGRRFTITMRTPGHDEELVAGFLFAEGFVSSTSEIDEVRRVRGTDGKPEANIVDVILKVPVETLRERLQRNFTMNSSCGLCGKTSIDSIRRRIAPIDGRVSISTETLSRLGATMNADQALFAKTGGVHAAALFDLWGALKALREDVGRHNAVDKVVGWAMSRNLLPLADSIVMASGRLSFEIVQKVAAAGAPILAAVSAPSSLAVELADEAGVTLVGFLRDASFNVYTHPERVSGKG